GACAACCAGCACGCCGTCCACCCCGGCTTCCTTTGCCGCCTTGGCGAACGCTTCAGTGCCCATGCGCTCGATCGGATTGGCATAGCCCATCAGCACCACCGGCGTCTTGTCGTCGGTTTCGCGGAAGCGCTTCACATCGGCCAGCACATGACGCAGCGACACGCCATGCGCCAATGCGCGCTCGGACGATTGCTGGATCACCGGGCCGTCGGCCATCGGGTCGGAAAACGGCACGCCGAGTTCGATCACGTCGGCGCCGCCGGCAGCGAGCGCGTGCATGAATTCGACCGTGCGCGCCGGATCCGGGTCGCCGGCCGTCATGAACGGAATCAGGCCTTTCTTACCCTGGGCGGACAACGCGGCAAACGTGTTCTTGATACGGGACATGGAATATTCTCGGATTTTTAAGCTACTGCGCGCTTATTGCGCCTCGGTCTGCCGCTCGGCCTTGACCGCAACCTTGCGGGTTTTGCGAGCGGCAGTGGGCGCCGACGCGGCCGCGCTAACGCGTTCGCGCGCTATTGCGCAGTAACTTTCATTGATCTCATAGCCGACGAATTCGCGCTGCTGCCGGGCGCAAGCGACCGCGGTGGTGCCGCTGCCCATGAACGGGTCGAGCACGCGCCCGCCCTTGGGACAACTTGCCAGCACCATCCGCTCGACGATTTCCAGAGGTTTCTGGGTCGGATGATCGACGCGCTCGGCGTGTTGCCGATGCAGTCGCGATACCGACCAGACGTCCTTCGGATTATAGCCAAGCTCGAGCCACTTGCTGCCTTCGAACAATTTACGCGAACGCGCCTTCTTCGTGACGGCATCGTACGGGATGCGGACGGGATCGAGATCGAAGAAATAATCCTTCGACACCGCGAAAAAGCCGATGTTGTCATGCACCGAGGTAAAACGGCGCACCGTTCCGCCCATGCTCGGTACGCGCCGGTCCCAGATGATTTCGTTGATCATCGTGAGTTTTGTCTTCAGAAAGCTGAAGATTTCCGGTGCGTACTGCCAGGTGCAGAAGATATACAGCGAACCCGACGGCTTGAGCTTCGGAATAGCCAGCTCAAGCCAGCCACGCGTCCAGGCGAGGAAATCCTCACCGGAGCGCATGTCGGAGTCGTTGCCATAATCCTTGCCGAGCCCATAAGGCGGATCGCAAAGGATCAGGTCGATCGACCCGTCGGGAATGTTCGCCACATCGGACAAAAAATCGCGGTTCAACAGCCGGATGCCGGCAGGCACCTGTGCCAGCAAGGGCGCAGGCGCCTCGGCCGCCATGACTTCGGCGACCGGGGTGGTTTCAAGCGCCGGCTGCGGCTCGTCGAACTCGTCGCGCATCGTCGCGGCGCTCAGAACTGAATGCCCGATCGCTCAGCGACCGTATGCATGTCCTTGTCGCCGCGACCCGACAGATTGACCAGAAGGATTTTGTCCTTCGGCAATGTCGGCGCCAGCTTCGTGGCGTAGGCCAGGGCGTGACTGGACTCGAGCGCCGGAATAATGCCTTCGATGCGGCAGCAATCGTGGAACGCCTTTAGCGCTTCTTCGTCGGTGATGCCGACATATTGAGCGCGATTAGTGTCTTTTAGCCACGCATGCTCAGGACCGACGCCCGGATAGTCCAAGCCGGCCGAAACCGAATGCGTCTCGATGATCTGACCATTGTCGTCTTGCAGGAGATACGTGCGGTTGCCGTGCAGCACGCCCGGGCTGCCGCCGATCAGCGAGGCGGCATGGCGGCCGGATTCGATTCCGTCGCCTGCGGCTTCCACGCCGATCAACTGCACCGAAGCGTCTTCAATGTACGGGTAAAAGATACCCATTGCATTCGATCCGCCGCCAACGCACGCAATCACGGCGTCCGGCTGCCGACCGGCCAACTCCGGCATCTGCACCTTGCATTCGTCGCCGATCACGCGCTGGAAGTCGCGCACCATCATCGGATACGGATGCGGCCCCGCCACCGTGCCGATGATGTAGAACGTGTTTTCAACGTTGGTCACCCAGTCGCGCATCGCCTCATTGAGCGCGTCCTTCAGCGTGCGCGAGCCGGACGTCACGGGCACGACGGTCGCGCCGAGCAGCTTCATCCGGTACACGTTGGCAGCCTGGCGGCGTACGTCTTCCTCGCCCATGTAGACCACGCATTCCATACCGAAGCGCGCCGCAATGGTGGCGGTCGCCACGCCGTGCTGGCCCGCGCCGGTTTCCGCGATCACGCGCGGCTTGCCCATGCGCTTCGCGAGCAGCGCCTGACCGATCACGTTATTGATCTTGTGGGCGCCGGTGTGATTCAGGTCTTCGCGCTTGAGGAAAACCTGCGCGCCACCGAGCATTTCGCTCCAGCGCTGTGCGTGATAAATCGGGGACGGACGACCCACGAAATGCTTTAGTTCGCGCTCGTATTCGGCGACGAATTCGGGGTCTTTCTGAAATTTCGCATACGCGGCACGCAGCTCGTCGAGTGCGTGAACCAGCGTTTCGGCGACGAACACGCCGCCATACTGGCCGAAATGGCCTCTTTCGTCAGGCAAGTTATACATGGTGATCACTCTTCTCAGTGTGGCGCACGGCTTTCATATGAGAAAACCGCGCCGCCTGAATCATTCAGCATCCGCTGCGCGCACTGCGCGTACGAACGCCGCCATCCGGGCGTGATCTTTCACGCCCTTGGCGCCCGGCACTTCGATGCCGCTCGAGACATCGACCGCGTACGGGCGCACGCGATGGATCGCATCACTGACGTTTTGCGCGTTCAACCCACCACTCAAAACGGCCCGACGCGCGAGCTCTGCTGGAATAAGTGACCAATCGAAAACCTTCCCGCCGCCGCCATAGCCTTCGACATGGGTGTCGAACAGAAGGCCGCTGGCTGCTGAATAGTTAAGCGCTGATTTTACCAAATCTGCCGGTTGAGTATCCGCCGCGACCCGCAAGGCGCGCAACCAAGGCAAACCCGCAACGCTGGCGAGGGATTCGCACTGCTCCGCGGTCTCGTCGCCGTGGAACTGCAGCAGCGTAAGCCCGACGTTGCTGGCGACTTCGCGAATCCAGTCCGGCGTTGCGTTCACGAACAAGCCGACTACCGACACGAATGGCGGCACGTCATGCACCAGCTCGACGGCCTGCGCCACGCTGACCGAGCGCGGGCTCGGCGGATAGAACACGAGGCCGATCGCATCGGCGCCGAGGTCGATCGCCAGCGAAACATCTTCCGGCTTCGACAGGCCACACAGCTTGATGCGCGTGCGATGCGGCGCGGCCTGCTGTTGCGCGCCGGCGTTTGCGTCGGCCGCCTGGGTTTCGGTTGATTTCATGTCGGGGCTTGCTCGGTCCATACGGTACTCCAAGGCACGCTGCCGGTCTGCGGCGCGGGCACGGCGAATTGCTCAGGATAGCCCACCTGCGCCAGATACAGGCCGTCAGGCATGAAGGTCGGCGCTGCACAGTCGCGATCACGGCTGGCGAGAACCTCGGCCATCCATTCGGCCGGATGACGTCCCCGGCCGATATCGACGAGACAGCCCATCAGATTGCGCACCATATGGTGCAGGAACGCGTTCGCCCGAAAACGGAAATGAATGAAGTCGCCCTGTTGCCGCATGTCGATCTGATACAGATGTTTGACCGGCGTCTTCGCCTGGCATTGCGACGAACGGAACGCCGAAAAATCGTGCTCGCCGATCAGATGAGCGGCGGCGGCCCGCATGGCGTCCACGTCGAGCGGCGTGTGCACCCAGCCGGCCCGCGTGTCCTGCATCGGCGAGCGGAACGGATGGACGTACAGGACGTAATAATAGGTCCGTTCGAACGCCGAAAAACGCGCGTGAAACGCGTCGGGCATCGGCTTGGCCCACTGTACGGCGATCGTCTTCGGCAGAAAGGCGTTAGTGCCGCGGACCCACGAAAAATCCGTGCGATCGAGCTCCGTGTCGAAATGCACGACCTGGCCGAGGCCGTGCACCCCCGTATCCGTGCGGCCAGCCACAACGGTTTGCAAAGGCGTTTGCGCGAACTCGCGCAACGCCCGTTCGAGTTCGTCCTGCACGGTCTTGCCGTGCGGCTGCG
This genomic stretch from Paraburkholderia caffeinilytica harbors:
- a CDS encoding DNA-methyltransferase, translating into MRDEFDEPQPALETTPVAEVMAAEAPAPLLAQVPAGIRLLNRDFLSDVANIPDGSIDLILCDPPYGLGKDYGNDSDMRSGEDFLAWTRGWLELAIPKLKPSGSLYIFCTWQYAPEIFSFLKTKLTMINEIIWDRRVPSMGGTVRRFTSVHDNIGFFAVSKDYFFDLDPVRIPYDAVTKKARSRKLFEGSKWLELGYNPKDVWSVSRLHRQHAERVDHPTQKPLEIVERMVLASCPKGGRVLDPFMGSGTTAVACARQQREFVGYEINESYCAIARERVSAAASAPTAARKTRKVAVKAERQTEAQ
- the trpB gene encoding tryptophan synthase subunit beta: MYNLPDERGHFGQYGGVFVAETLVHALDELRAAYAKFQKDPEFVAEYERELKHFVGRPSPIYHAQRWSEMLGGAQVFLKREDLNHTGAHKINNVIGQALLAKRMGKPRVIAETGAGQHGVATATIAARFGMECVVYMGEEDVRRQAANVYRMKLLGATVVPVTSGSRTLKDALNEAMRDWVTNVENTFYIIGTVAGPHPYPMMVRDFQRVIGDECKVQMPELAGRQPDAVIACVGGGSNAMGIFYPYIEDASVQLIGVEAAGDGIESGRHAASLIGGSPGVLHGNRTYLLQDDNGQIIETHSVSAGLDYPGVGPEHAWLKDTNRAQYVGITDEEALKAFHDCCRIEGIIPALESSHALAYATKLAPTLPKDKILLVNLSGRGDKDMHTVAERSGIQF
- a CDS encoding phosphoribosylanthranilate isomerase, whose product is MKSTETQAADANAGAQQQAAPHRTRIKLCGLSKPEDVSLAIDLGADAIGLVFYPPSPRSVSVAQAVELVHDVPPFVSVVGLFVNATPDWIREVASNVGLTLLQFHGDETAEQCESLASVAGLPWLRALRVAADTQPADLVKSALNYSAASGLLFDTHVEGYGGGGKVFDWSLIPAELARRAVLSGGLNAQNVSDAIHRVRPYAVDVSSGIEVPGAKGVKDHARMAAFVRAVRAADAE
- the truA gene encoding tRNA pseudouridine(38-40) synthase TruA, encoding MKRIALGVQYDGSAFCGWQSQPHGKTVQDELERALREFAQTPLQTVVAGRTDTGVHGLGQVVHFDTELDRTDFSWVRGTNAFLPKTIAVQWAKPMPDAFHARFSAFERTYYYVLYVHPFRSPMQDTRAGWVHTPLDVDAMRAAAAHLIGEHDFSAFRSSQCQAKTPVKHLYQIDMRQQGDFIHFRFRANAFLHHMVRNLMGCLVDIGRGRHPAEWMAEVLASRDRDCAAPTFMPDGLYLAQVGYPEQFAVPAPQTGSVPWSTVWTEQAPT